The genomic interval TGTCGTGGTTGTGCAGTACCCAGCGGTTCGGTCCGGCCGCCTTGGCCCGGTAGAGCCCAGCGTCGGCGGCATCCAGCAATTGCTCGGCATCCGCGTCGGCCACCGGGGTGACGACCGCGCCGATACACGCCGAGATGGCGAGCCGGAGGTCGTCCACCGGGATCGGTTCGGACAGCGCGTCCAGCAGCGCGGTGGTCGCGGTCGCTACCCGGGCCGCGTCGCACGGCGGTGGGAACAGCACCACGAACTCGTCGCCGCCGACGCGCGCCAGCATCGCGTCTCCGGCCCGCTCGGCCAGCCGGGGTGCGACCGCGGCCAGCAGCCGGTCGCCGACACCGTGCCCGTAGGTGTCGTTCACGGCCTTGAAACCGTCCAGGTCGATGAAGCCCAGCCCGATGCGGTCGCCGGGGTGCGCGGTGGCGATGATCTCGGAGATGTTCTCCACCAGCCGGCGGCGGTTCGGCAGGCCGGTCAGCGGATCGTGGCGGGCCTGGCGGCTCAGCTCCGCCTGCAGCGCGCGGCGCTGGGTGGTGTCCTCGCCGACGACGAGCAGATACGCCGAGCGGCCGCCCGCCGCCGGGACCAGAGTGATCGCCCACGCCGCCCAGCCGTCGCCGTCGTCGGGCCGGTGGTAGCGCAATTCGACTCGCATGGTGCCGGACCCCGCGGCCAGCAGTTCGCCGGCGATCCGCGCCCGCAGTTCGGCGCGGTCGTCGGGATGCACCAGCTCCGAGACCTCCAGGCCGCGCAGCCGGTGTACCGGCAGGCCGAGCATGGTGGCCAGTGCCGGGTTGGCGTCGACGACCCGGCCCGCGGTGTCGCCGATGCCGATGGCGACGGCGGCGTTGTCGAACAGGACCCGGAAGCGGGCCTCGGCGGCCTGCCGCGCGTCGGCCATCGCCGCGTGCAGCATCTCCTGATGCCGGGCGCGAGTGGCGAGCAGCTCCACGGTGTATCCGTTGGCGAGGTCGCCGAGCGCGGTGATCACCCGGTCCGGCGGCACGGCCGTCGACTCGGCGAGCGGGGCCAGCGCCCGCGCGGTGCGGCCGAGGACCTCGGGGTCGGTCAGGTTCGCGTGGACCAGTTCGGCGCCCACCTCGGCGGCGGCCCGCGCGTCGAACGGTTCGGCGGCGATGGCCGTCATCAGGCGCTCGAGAAGCCCGGCCAGTAACGATTCCAATTCGGCGAGCGGCATCGGCACGAAGCCGGTGTCGGACACGGCAATTCGCCACCGCCGGGCCAGCGCGGCGACGGCCTGCTCGCGTGTCATGCCAACTACCCCCGCCCGGAATCAGACGTGCACTCGGTGACATGTGGGAACGGCTCGGTGCCGAACCATGATCACAGGCTACTCGCCTTGGATCCGGCTGGGCGAGCGTGTCTTCCGCGCCGGACCTCCGCCGAGACGACGGCCGGGTCCGGATTATCGCGCGCGGTGGCACGGTAATCCGGACCGGGCCGGAACCTCATTACCAGGGCAAAAGCCCCGGACCGGAGTTACTTGTTCGCTTTGTGATACGCGGCGACGATCTCGGAGGAAATTCGGCCGCGGGCGGACACGTTGTAGCCGTGTTTCTTGGCCCATTCCCGGATCGCGACGGTCTGTTCCCGGTCGGCCGCGGACTTCGGCCGTGCCACCGTGCCCGACTTGACGCGGCCGACCTTGCGGGCCTTTTCCGCCCAGGGTTCCAGAGAGCCCCGCAGCTTACCGGCATTCAGCGTGGAGAGATCGATTTCGTAGGCCACGCCATCGATCGAGAACTGCACGGTCTCATCCGCTTTGGACTTCCCGTCGTAATCGTCGATGAGCGTGACGGTGACCTTCTTGGCCATGAGTCAGCCCTTTCGCACGGACACTGCTCTACTCTGATTGTGTATACCGTACCGCAGCGCGGTCCCGA from Nocardia wallacei carries:
- a CDS encoding sensor domain-containing diguanylate cyclase; this translates as MTREQAVAALARRWRIAVSDTGFVPMPLAELESLLAGLLERLMTAIAAEPFDARAAAEVGAELVHANLTDPEVLGRTARALAPLAESTAVPPDRVITALGDLANGYTVELLATRARHQEMLHAAMADARQAAEARFRVLFDNAAVAIGIGDTAGRVVDANPALATMLGLPVHRLRGLEVSELVHPDDRAELRARIAGELLAAGSGTMRVELRYHRPDDGDGWAAWAITLVPAAGGRSAYLLVVGEDTTQRRALQAELSRQARHDPLTGLPNRRRLVENISEIIATAHPGDRIGLGFIDLDGFKAVNDTYGHGVGDRLLAAVAPRLAERAGDAMLARVGGDEFVVLFPPPCDAARVATATTALLDALSEPIPVDDLRLAISACIGAVVTPVADADAEQLLDAADAGLYRAKAAGPNRWVLHNHDITAGAVLPGLR
- a CDS encoding histone-like nucleoid-structuring protein Lsr2 — its product is MAKKVTVTLIDDYDGKSKADETVQFSIDGVAYEIDLSTLNAGKLRGSLEPWAEKARKVGRVKSGTVARPKSAADREQTVAIREWAKKHGYNVSARGRISSEIVAAYHKANK